In a genomic window of Amphiprion ocellaris isolate individual 3 ecotype Okinawa chromosome 11, ASM2253959v1, whole genome shotgun sequence:
- the tbc1d4 gene encoding TBC1 domain family member 4 isoform X4 — MKLNYQEVSQCSKDSQALWERKLTAPGRTTVPQDKEEMYRALCQGVPKSRRGEVWLLLSHQHRLHHRLPQRQQAPDTPYHDLLKQLTAQQHAILVDLGRTFPTHQYFSAQLGAGQLSLYNLLKAYSLLDTEVGYCQGISFLAGVLLLHMSEEQAFDMLKFLMYDLGIRRQFKPDMVSLQIQMYQLSRLLHDYHRDLYQHLEEHEISPSLYAAPWFLTLFASQFPLGFVSRIFDFVFAQGTEVIFKVALCLLSSHEGEIVECDSFESIVDYLKTTLPTLTQTQMEQTIAKVMEMDISKQLHAYEVEYHVLQDELLDAGPLPDDSDRLDRLEKTNTQLKKQNMDLLEKLQAARQKIQTLETSVDNFLSRESKMKHMIRSLEQERAAYQRTIERMRSCLPPDALTDVEMTQIKTGPNGKAKSAAKKP; from the exons ATGAAACTCAACTACCAGGAAGTGAGCCAGTGCTCCAAAGATTCCCAGGCATTGTGGGAGAGAAAACTGACAGCCCCAGGCAGAACGACAGTCCCACAAGACAAGGAGGAGATGTATCGTGCACTCTGCCAAG GGGTTCCAAAGAGCAGGCGTGGGGAGGTCTGGTTGCTTCTTTCCCATCAGCACCGACTGCATCACAGACTGCCTCAGCGCCAGCAGGCCCCCGACACCCCCTACCATGACCTGCTGAAGCAGCTCACTGCTCAGCAACACGCCATCCTGGTGGATTTAG GCCGGACCTTCCCCACTCACCAGTACTTCTCAGCTCAGCTCGGCGCTGGGCAGCTTTCCCTCTACAACCTGCTGAAAGCCTACTCTCTGCTGGACACAGAG GTGGGCTACTGCCAGGGGATCAGCTTCTTGGCCGGggtgctgctgctccacatgAGCGAAGAACAGGCTTTTGATATGTTGAAATTCCTCATGTATGACCTCGGCATCAGGCGGCAGTTCAAACCCGACATGGTCTCCCTGCAG ATTCAGATGTACCAGCTCTCCAGGCTGTTGCACGACTACCACCGTGACCTTTACCAGCACCTGGAGGAGCATGAGATCTCCCCGAGCCTGTACGCAGCGCCGTGGTTCCTCACCCTCTTCGCCTCGCAGTTTCCCCTCGGCTTCGTGTCCCGCATCTTTG attttgtgttTGCACAGGGGACCGAGGTGATCTTTAAAGTGGCCCTTTGTCTCCTGAGCAGCCATGAGGGGGAGATAGTGGAGTGTGACAGCTTTGAGAGCATCGTGGATTACCTGAAAACTACACTCCCCACCCTCACTCAGACACAGATGGAGCAGACCATCGCCAAG GTAATGGAGATGGACATCTCAAAGCAGCTGCACGCATACGAAGTGGAGTATCATGTCCTGCAGGATGAGTTATTAGATGCTGGACCGCTGCCTGATGATTCCGACCGACTCGACAGACTGgagaagacaaacacacagctgaagAAACAGAACATGGACCTGCTGGAGAAACTTCAG gCTGCACGGCAGAAGATTCAGACGCTGGAGACGAGCGTGGACAACTTCCTTTCTCGGGAGAGCAAAATGAAGCACATGATTCGCTCTCTGGAGCAGGAGAGGGCAGCTTACCAGAGGACCATTGAACGCATGCGCTCGTGCCTTCCCCCTGACGCCCTGACAGATGTGGAGATGACCCAGATCAAAACAGGACCCAACGGGAAAGCCAAATCTGCAGCCAAGAAGCCCTGA
- the tbc1d4 gene encoding TBC1 domain family member 4 isoform X5, translating into MYQLSRLLHDYHRDLYQHLEEHEISPSLYAAPWFLTLFASQFPLGFVSRIFDFVFAQGTEVIFKVALCLLSSHEGEIVECDSFESIVDYLKTTLPTLTQTQMEQTIAKVMEMDISKQLHAYEVEYHVLQDELLDAGPLPDDSDRLDRLEKTNTQLKKQNMDLLEKLQAARQKIQTLETSVDNFLSRESKMKHMIRSLEQERAAYQRTIERMRSCLPPDALTDVEMTQIKTGPNGKAKSAAKKP; encoded by the exons ATGTACCAGCTCTCCAGGCTGTTGCACGACTACCACCGTGACCTTTACCAGCACCTGGAGGAGCATGAGATCTCCCCGAGCCTGTACGCAGCGCCGTGGTTCCTCACCCTCTTCGCCTCGCAGTTTCCCCTCGGCTTCGTGTCCCGCATCTTTG attttgtgttTGCACAGGGGACCGAGGTGATCTTTAAAGTGGCCCTTTGTCTCCTGAGCAGCCATGAGGGGGAGATAGTGGAGTGTGACAGCTTTGAGAGCATCGTGGATTACCTGAAAACTACACTCCCCACCCTCACTCAGACACAGATGGAGCAGACCATCGCCAAG GTAATGGAGATGGACATCTCAAAGCAGCTGCACGCATACGAAGTGGAGTATCATGTCCTGCAGGATGAGTTATTAGATGCTGGACCGCTGCCTGATGATTCCGACCGACTCGACAGACTGgagaagacaaacacacagctgaagAAACAGAACATGGACCTGCTGGAGAAACTTCAG gCTGCACGGCAGAAGATTCAGACGCTGGAGACGAGCGTGGACAACTTCCTTTCTCGGGAGAGCAAAATGAAGCACATGATTCGCTCTCTGGAGCAGGAGAGGGCAGCTTACCAGAGGACCATTGAACGCATGCGCTCGTGCCTTCCCCCTGACGCCCTGACAGATGTGGAGATGACCCAGATCAAAACAGGACCCAACGGGAAAGCCAAATCTGCAGCCAAGAAGCCCTGA